A window of Sphingorhabdus lacus contains these coding sequences:
- a CDS encoding S24 family peptidase — protein sequence MSDPRAVLDELIRKNGDDYSAISRLLGRNAAYIQQFIKRGSPRMLSEGDRNILARYFGVEESLLGGPSRRGGPVVELVEVPVLDVSASAGHGALADMEQKCTQFGFDEKWLRKLTTSRGPSLSIIHVLGDSMEPTLADKDDVMVDLGDGQARLRDGIYVLRMDDTLSVKRIALEPKGRLISVISDNPAYPTWHGLDRRSVNIVGRVLWFGRKLQ from the coding sequence ATGAGCGATCCCCGTGCAGTACTGGACGAGCTGATCCGGAAAAACGGCGATGACTATTCGGCGATATCGCGCCTCCTCGGGCGTAACGCTGCCTATATCCAGCAGTTCATCAAACGCGGGTCGCCGCGCATGCTGTCCGAAGGCGACCGCAACATTCTCGCCCGCTATTTCGGTGTCGAGGAAAGCTTGCTAGGTGGTCCATCGCGGCGTGGCGGACCGGTGGTCGAACTGGTCGAGGTGCCGGTACTCGACGTGTCGGCTTCCGCCGGACATGGCGCACTTGCCGATATGGAGCAGAAGTGCACGCAGTTCGGGTTTGACGAGAAGTGGCTGCGCAAACTGACGACAAGCCGCGGACCCAGCCTCTCTATCATCCATGTGCTCGGCGATTCCATGGAGCCAACGCTTGCCGACAAGGACGATGTCATGGTCGATCTGGGCGATGGGCAAGCGCGTCTGCGCGATGGCATCTATGTTCTGCGTATGGACGATACGCTGAGCGTCAAACGCATTGCGCTCGAACCTAAGGGAAGGCTGATTTCGGTGATCAGCGACAATCCTGCCTATCCGACCTGGCATGGCCTCGACCGACGCTCGGTCAATATCGTTGGCAGAGTGCTTTGGTTTGGGCGAAAATTGCAGTAA
- a CDS encoding thermonuclease family protein encodes MFLLFAATVVASGQNFTCTPTHVWDGDGPIWCAEGPHVRLSGIAAREMDESCRTNQPCPDASALEARDQLVAFLGGARGSNETGHIIVRGPRMNCRSDGSAGGTRTAAFCTLPSGEDLSCAMVESGTVLRWDRYWRDHRCP; translated from the coding sequence ATGTTCCTGCTTTTTGCTGCGACCGTTGTCGCTTCCGGCCAGAATTTCACCTGTACACCGACGCATGTCTGGGACGGCGACGGCCCGATCTGGTGCGCTGAAGGCCCGCATGTCCGCTTGTCCGGAATTGCGGCGCGCGAGATGGACGAAAGCTGCCGGACCAACCAACCCTGCCCTGACGCGTCCGCGCTTGAAGCACGCGACCAGCTGGTTGCCTTTCTGGGTGGAGCGCGAGGGTCCAATGAGACCGGTCATATCATCGTGCGCGGACCGCGGATGAACTGCCGCTCTGACGGTTCGGCAGGCGGTACGCGCACAGCTGCCTTTTGCACCCTGCCCTCGGGCGAAGACCTGTCCTGTGCAATGGTCGAGAGCGGCACCGTTCTGCGCTGGGACCGTTATTGGCGAGATCACCGATGCCCATAA
- a CDS encoding DUF5818 domain-containing protein, whose product MPISQPVRETGLLVDSAQGPLLKLPGGGNWQIEPSRAVNRLIGERVMLEGTRSGFNDIACQRIWKEGTQRPHFEIGMVEKWIASALVAFSLFMAVFGYF is encoded by the coding sequence ATGCCCATAAGCCAGCCTGTCCGCGAGACCGGATTGCTCGTCGATAGCGCGCAGGGACCGCTTCTGAAGCTGCCCGGTGGCGGCAACTGGCAGATCGAGCCTTCGCGCGCCGTGAACCGCTTGATCGGCGAGCGCGTCATGCTCGAAGGAACAAGATCGGGGTTCAACGATATTGCCTGCCAGCGCATCTGGAAGGAAGGCACACAGCGTCCACATTTCGAGATCGGGATGGTCGAGAAATGGATTGCATCGGCACTGGTGGCATTTAGCCTGTTCATGGCAGTTTTCGGCTATTTCTGA